A genomic window from Winogradskyella sp. J14-2 includes:
- a CDS encoding regulatory protein RecX: MNLKSTYTVDEAQKKLENYCAYQERCHKEVREKLKAMKMIPEAIDKIIVHLIDHNFLSEERFAKAFVRGKFRIKKWGKNRLLRELKLKDISKYAIDVALKEIDEEDYYKTLNELIKKRLAQVNEKNIYKKKRKVADYLLYRGWEPYLVYQKLNEYL, encoded by the coding sequence ATGAACCTAAAAAGCACATATACTGTAGACGAAGCGCAAAAAAAGCTTGAGAATTACTGCGCTTACCAAGAGCGCTGCCATAAAGAAGTAAGAGAAAAGTTAAAGGCTATGAAAATGATTCCCGAGGCTATTGATAAAATCATAGTACACCTTATTGACCACAATTTTTTAAGTGAAGAACGGTTTGCAAAAGCTTTTGTGCGTGGAAAATTTAGAATAAAAAAATGGGGAAAAAATAGATTGCTTAGAGAATTAAAACTAAAGGATATTTCAAAATACGCTATAGATGTAGCCTTAAAAGAAATTGATGAAGAAGATTATTATAAAACTTTGAATGAGCTCATAAAAAAACGTTTAGCACAAGTCAACGAAAAAAACATATATAAGAAAAAGAGGAAAGTTGCTGATTATTTGTTGTACAGAGGTTGGGAACCTTATTTAGTGTATCAAAAACTGAACGAATATTTATAA
- a CDS encoding DUF6646 family protein — MKNIVLIAALLLFSFGNAQAFEGKGDQKFQVGANFQDEATGINLTYDYGLGDNISVGVSSSYALGIDDVLADAADFGDRFDLKARFNANLGNVINIDPNFDLYPGLSLSLKNFGGHLGARYFFSEGFGIYTEAAFPLAKYDDEVDLFYNQFTFNIGASFNL, encoded by the coding sequence ATGAAAAATATTGTATTAATAGCAGCATTGTTACTATTTAGTTTTGGAAACGCACAGGCATTTGAGGGTAAAGGAGATCAAAAATTTCAGGTTGGTGCTAACTTTCAGGATGAAGCCACAGGTATAAACCTTACTTACGATTATGGATTAGGAGATAACATTTCTGTAGGTGTTTCTTCTTCGTATGCTTTGGGTATTGATGATGTATTAGCTGATGCTGCTGATTTTGGTGATCGTTTTGACTTAAAAGCAAGATTTAATGCCAACCTTGGTAATGTTATAAACATTGACCCAAATTTTGATTTATATCCTGGGCTTAGTCTTAGCTTAAAGAATTTTGGCGGACATCTTGGTGCGCGTTATTTCTTTTCTGAAGGTTTTGGTATTTACACTGAAGCTGCTTTCCCACTAGCAAAATATGACGACGAGGTGGATTTATTTTACAATCAGTTTACATTTAATATTGGAGCAAGTTTTAATTTATAA